A window of Kangiella sp. TOML190 genomic DNA:
TGATTTCTACAGTTCCTGACAAGACTACCACAGCGCCCGTCCAACCCTGATTAAGTTCTAGCTCAATTTTCTTGCCCGCATTTATTCGAGTATCCATAACTTGCAATGGCGAGAAGGTGCTCGCTGGGCCATGGCTGTCTTGATAATCGCCAGCAATCAGGCGTAACTGACCGGCATTATCGCCGAGCTGTAAGGTTGGGATCTGACTAGCTTGTATATCTTGGTACTTTGGAGTCGTCATTTTATGCTTAGCGGGCAAATTGACCCAAAGTTGCGCCATCTCCATTTCGCCACCGGTTTGGGTAAAGTCAGTCGAAAGAAATTCTTCGTGCATAATTCCACTGCCAGCGGTCATCCACTGCACATCACCAGTTCCGATAACGCCACCTGCGCCGGTCGAATCTCTATGTTCGACTTCGCCTTGATAAACGATGGTTACGGTTTCAAAACCTCGATGCGGGTGCTCTCCAACGCCACGCTTGTTGGCTGATGGCTCGAAAACCTTAGGTGCCGCATGATCGAGTAGTAAAAAGGGGCTTAAAGTTTCGCCATGACTTTGATAGCTGAACATGGAACTCACATGAAAGGCATTTCCAACCCAATGTTTGGCTGGCGCTGAATTTATAGCGATAACATTTTTCATAAAATTACCTATAAAAAGGTTTAGCAATAGCTTGTAAATGGTGGTTTTTTATGCAAAATCAAGTCTACTAAAAAATGCTGCGGAAAATGCTTGTTTTTTCTTAATTTATCGGTATTATACGCGCCGTTGAGTCTTCTAGACTCGTTATGGGTTGCTAGCTCAGTCGGTAGAGCATCTGACTTTT
This region includes:
- a CDS encoding pirin family protein, with translation MKNVIAINSAPAKHWVGNAFHVSSMFSYQSHGETLSPFLLLDHAAPKVFEPSANKRGVGEHPHRGFETVTIVYQGEVEHRDSTGAGGVIGTGDVQWMTAGSGIMHEEFLSTDFTQTGGEMEMAQLWVNLPAKHKMTTPKYQDIQASQIPTLQLGDNAGQLRLIAGDYQDSHGPASTFSPLQVMDTRINAGKKIELELNQGWTGAVVVLSGTVEINSERLVRERQMAVLSTEGTGVSIEANNDAKLLILSGEPLNEPIVGYGPFVMNSREEIEATLRDFKNGDFGSIS